Genomic DNA from Candidatus Sphingomonas phytovorans:
CAATTGGTCGCCCAGTCCGAATTGTCGGTGGTGATGACGTTCGCCTGGGTGCTTGGGTGGTGGAAGGTCGTATAGACGACACCCGCCGCCACCCGGTCAGTCAGCAGCGCCCGCAGCGTCGTATCGCCGGCCCGGCTGACCACCTTCACCCAATCGCCATCGAGGATGCCGCGCTGTTCGGCGTCGTGCGGGTGGATTTCAAGCCGGTCTTCCTCGTGCCAGCGGCTGTTCTCCGTCCGCCTGGTCTGGGCGCCGACATTATACTGGCTGAGGATTCGGCCGGTGGTGAGCAGCAGGGGGAAGCGCGGGCCGGTACGTTCCTCGGTCGCGACATATTCGGTACGGACGAACTTGCCCCGCCCGCGGGCGAAGCCGCCGAGATGCATCACCGGCGTGCCCGCGGGCGCTGCCTCGTTACAGGGCCACTGGATAGAGCCGAGCTTGTCCAGCCTCGCGAAGGAAACGCCGGCAAAGGTCGGGGTTACCCCGGCGATCTCGTCCATGATTTCGGACGGATGGGCATAGTCCATGTCATAGCCCATCGCCCGGGCGAGCAACTGGGTGATTTCCCAATCCTCATGGCCGTTCCTGGGTTGCATCACCTTCCTGACGAGCTGGATGCGGCGCTCGGCGTTGGTGAAGGTGCCGTTCTTTTCGAGGAAGGTCGATCCCGGCAGGAAGACATGCGCGTAATTGGCCGTCTCGTTGAGAAACAGATCCTGCACTACGACGCATTCCATTGCGGCAAGGCCGGCCGAGACGTGACGGGTGTCCGGATCGGACTGGAGGATATCCTCACCCTGAATGTAGATGCCCTTGAATGTCCCGTCGACTGCGGCATCGAGCATATTGGGAATGCGGAGGCCCGGTTCGCGATCGATCTCGACGCCCCAGAGTTCCCTGAACATCTCGCGCGCGGCATCATCCGAGACATGGCGATAACCCGACAGTTCGTGCGGGAAGCTGCCCATGTCGCAGGCGCCCTGGACGTTGTTCTGGCCTCGCAAGGGATTCACGCCGACGCCGTTACGACCGAGATTGCCGGTCGCCATGGCCAGGTTGGCGATGGCGAGTACCGTGGTCGAGCCCTGGCTGTGCTCGGTGACGCCAAGACCATAATAGATCGCGCCGTTGCCCCCGGTTGCATAGAGCCGGGCCGCGGCGCGCAGGGTCGCGGCAGGCACCTGGCTCATCAGTTCGGTTGCCTCCGGGCTGTGGCGCGGATCGGCGACGAATTCGGCCCAGTCCTCGAATTCCGACCAGTCGCAGCGCTCGCGCACGAACGCCTCGTTGACCAGCCCCTCGGTGACGATGACATGCGCCATCGCCGTCAGCACCGCGACATTGGTCCCGGGACGCAGCGCGAGGTGATGGGCCGCCTCGATATGCGGCGAGCGGACGATGTCGGTGCGTCGCGGGTCGATCACGACGAGCTGGGCGCCCTGACGCAGGCGGCGTTTCAGCCGGCTGGCGAAGACGGGATGGCCGTCGGTCGGGTTGGCGCCGATGATGACGACGACGTCCGCCGCCATCACGCTATCGAAATCCTGGGTGCCGGCCGAGGTGCCGAAGGCGGTCTTCAGGCCGTAACCGGTCGGCG
This window encodes:
- the fdhF gene encoding formate dehydrogenase subunit alpha, with the protein product MAWRGEIDLGTKPAPGTGPMVSLTIDGQAVTVPEGTSVMRAAALMGTSIPKLCATDNLDAFGSCRLCLVEVEGRAGYPASCTTPVAPGMTVRTQTEKLKKLRRGVMELYISDHPLDCLTCAANGDCELQDQAGAVGLREVRYAAGAGHLGQAKDVSNPYFDFDPSKCIVCSRCVRACDEVQGTFALTIEGMGFGSRVSPSQGQDFFSSECVSCGACVQACPTATLIEKKVAEIGTPDRSIVTTCAYCGVGCTFRAEMRGEELVRMVPWKEGKANRGHSCVKGRFAWGYANHKERVLNPMIRGSIDQPWREVSWDEAIAHAASEFRRIQASYGKHSVGGITSSRCTNEETFLVQKLIRAGFGNNNVDTCARVCHSPTGYGLKTAFGTSAGTQDFDSVMAADVVVIIGANPTDGHPVFASRLKRRLRQGAQLVVIDPRRTDIVRSPHIEAAHHLALRPGTNVAVLTAMAHVIVTEGLVNEAFVRERCDWSEFEDWAEFVADPRHSPEATELMSQVPAATLRAAARLYATGGNGAIYYGLGVTEHSQGSTTVLAIANLAMATGNLGRNGVGVNPLRGQNNVQGACDMGSFPHELSGYRHVSDDAAREMFRELWGVEIDREPGLRIPNMLDAAVDGTFKGIYIQGEDILQSDPDTRHVSAGLAAMECVVVQDLFLNETANYAHVFLPGSTFLEKNGTFTNAERRIQLVRKVMQPRNGHEDWEITQLLARAMGYDMDYAHPSEIMDEIAGVTPTFAGVSFARLDKLGSIQWPCNEAAPAGTPVMHLGGFARGRGKFVRTEYVATEERTGPRFPLLLTTGRILSQYNVGAQTRRTENSRWHEEDRLEIHPHDAEQRGILDGDWVKVVSRAGDTTLRALLTDRVAAGVVYTTFHHPSTQANVITTDNSDWATNCPEYKVTAVQVGRSNGPTDWQEKYEELGRRSRRIETVAAE